The Vibrio tarriae genome includes a window with the following:
- the cysK gene encoding cysteine synthase A, producing the protein MSKIYEDNSLTIGNTPLVRLNKVSNGKVLAKIEARNPSFSVKCRIGANMIWEAEKQGKLKPGVELVEPTSGNTGVALAFVAAARGYKLTLTMPESMSLERRKLLKALGANLELTEAAKGMKGAIAKAEEIVASNPEKYLLLQQFNNPANPQIHEKTTGPEIWDATDGQVDVFVAGVGTGGTLTGTSRYIKGTQGKAILSVAVEPAESPVITQALAGEEIKPAPHKIQGIGAGFIPGNLDLSLIDRVERVTSDEAIEMARRLMEEEGILAGISSGAAVVAANRIAQLPEFEGKTIVTVLPSSGERYLSTALFAGIFTDKENQQ; encoded by the coding sequence ATGAGCAAAATCTACGAAGACAATTCACTGACTATTGGTAACACTCCACTAGTGCGCTTAAACAAAGTCTCTAACGGCAAAGTGCTGGCTAAGATTGAAGCACGCAACCCAAGCTTCAGCGTAAAATGCCGAATCGGCGCTAATATGATTTGGGAAGCTGAAAAGCAAGGCAAACTCAAGCCTGGCGTTGAATTAGTAGAGCCAACGAGTGGTAATACTGGTGTTGCCCTAGCATTTGTTGCTGCAGCTCGTGGTTACAAGTTAACTCTGACCATGCCTGAATCAATGAGTTTAGAGCGTCGTAAGCTACTCAAAGCACTTGGCGCCAATTTAGAACTGACTGAAGCAGCAAAAGGCATGAAAGGCGCGATTGCGAAAGCGGAAGAGATTGTTGCCAGCAACCCAGAAAAATACTTGCTCCTCCAGCAATTCAATAACCCAGCCAACCCACAAATCCACGAAAAGACCACAGGCCCAGAAATTTGGGATGCAACAGATGGTCAAGTCGATGTGTTTGTTGCGGGTGTGGGTACTGGCGGTACATTGACGGGTACCAGTCGCTACATCAAAGGCACTCAAGGTAAAGCCATTCTCTCTGTCGCGGTTGAACCGGCTGAATCACCGGTCATTACACAAGCTCTAGCGGGAGAAGAAATCAAACCTGCGCCACATAAAATTCAAGGTATCGGTGCAGGCTTTATCCCTGGCAACTTAGATTTAAGCTTGATTGATCGTGTTGAGCGTGTCACCTCAGACGAAGCGATTGAAATGGCTCGTCGTCTCATGGAAGAAGAAGGCATTCTCGCGGGAATTTCTTCCGGCGCTGCGGTTGTTGCAGCCAACAGAATCGCACAATTGCCTGAATTTGAAGGGAAAACTATAGTCACCGTGCTACCAAGTTCAGGTGAACGTTACTTGAGCACAGCCCTATTCGCAGGCATTTTTACAGACAAAGAAAACCAGCAGTAA
- a CDS encoding HPr family phosphocarrier protein: protein MYEKQVEITAENGLHTRPAAQFVKEAKAFDADITVTSNGKSASAKSLFKLQTLGLVKGTVVTISAEGPQAKEAVEHLVALMDQLH, encoded by the coding sequence ATGTACGAGAAGCAAGTAGAAATCACTGCAGAAAACGGCCTTCACACTCGTCCTGCTGCACAGTTTGTTAAAGAAGCAAAAGCTTTCGATGCAGACATCACTGTGACTTCTAACGGTAAAAGTGCAAGCGCGAAAAGTTTGTTCAAGCTGCAAACGCTAGGTCTGGTAAAAGGTACTGTAGTCACTATCTCTGCCGAAGGCCCTCAAGCAAAAGAAGCTGTTGAGCACCTAGTTGCTCTGATGGACCAACTTCACTAA
- the ptsI gene encoding phosphoenolpyruvate-protein phosphotransferase PtsI: protein MISGILASPGIAIGKALLLQEDEIVLNTNTISDDQVEAEVERFYTARDKSSAQLEVIKQKALETFGEEKEAIFEGHIMLLEDEELEEEILALIKKEKMSADNAIHTVIEEQATALESLDDEYLKERATDIRDIGTRFVKNALGMHIVSLSEIDQEVVLVAYDLTPSETAQINLNYVLGFACDIGGRTSHTSIMARSLELPAIVGTNDITKKVKNGDTLILDAMNNKIIVNPTQAQIEEAKAVKAAFLAEKEELAKLKDLPAETLDGHRVEVCGNIGTVKDCDGIIRNGGEGVGLYRTEFLFMDRDALPTEEEQYQAYKEVAEAMSGHAVIIRTMDIGGDKDLPYMDLPKEMNPFLGWRAVRISLDRREILRDQLRGILRASAHGKLRVMFPMIISVEEIRELKKAIEEYKAELRTEGYAFDENIEIGVMVETPAAAAIAHHLAKEVSFFSIGTNDLTQYTLAVDRGNEMISHLYNPLSPAVLTVIKQVIDASHAEGKWTGMCGELAGDERATLLLLGMGLDEFSMSGISIPKVKKVIRNANYAEIKAMAEEALALPTAAEIEACVDKFIAAKA, encoded by the coding sequence ATGATTTCAGGCATTCTAGCATCTCCAGGTATTGCTATTGGTAAAGCATTACTTCTTCAAGAAGATGAAATTGTCCTAAACACAAACACCATTTCTGACGATCAAGTAGAAGCCGAAGTTGAGCGCTTTTACACTGCGCGTGACAAATCTTCTGCGCAGTTAGAAGTGATCAAACAAAAAGCACTTGAAACTTTTGGTGAAGAAAAAGAAGCCATCTTTGAAGGCCATATCATGTTGCTTGAAGATGAAGAGCTAGAAGAAGAGATTTTAGCCCTCATCAAAAAAGAAAAAATGTCTGCCGATAACGCGATTCATACCGTTATCGAAGAGCAAGCCACTGCGCTTGAATCTTTAGACGATGAATATCTCAAAGAACGTGCAACAGACATCCGTGATATCGGTACACGTTTTGTGAAAAACGCTCTGGGCATGCACATCGTATCGCTGAGCGAAATCGATCAAGAAGTTGTTCTTGTTGCTTACGATTTAACGCCTTCTGAAACTGCGCAGATTAACCTGAACTACGTTCTTGGTTTTGCATGTGATATTGGCGGCCGTACTTCTCACACTTCTATCATGGCTCGCTCTCTAGAGCTGCCAGCGATCGTCGGCACTAACGACATCACGAAGAAAGTGAAAAACGGCGACACTCTGATTCTGGACGCAATGAACAACAAGATCATTGTGAATCCAACACAAGCACAAATTGAAGAAGCCAAAGCAGTTAAAGCGGCTTTCCTAGCAGAAAAAGAAGAGCTCGCTAAGCTGAAAGATCTTCCAGCTGAAACGTTAGACGGTCACCGCGTTGAAGTGTGTGGCAACATCGGCACAGTGAAAGACTGTGACGGCATCATCCGTAACGGTGGCGAAGGTGTCGGTCTGTACCGTACTGAATTCCTGTTTATGGATCGTGATGCTCTTCCAACTGAAGAAGAGCAATACCAAGCCTATAAAGAAGTTGCCGAAGCGATGAGCGGTCATGCCGTGATTATCCGTACTATGGATATCGGCGGCGACAAAGATCTTCCATACATGGATCTGCCGAAAGAGATGAACCCTTTCTTGGGTTGGCGTGCCGTTCGTATCAGCTTAGATCGCCGTGAAATTCTACGTGACCAACTACGTGGTATTCTGCGTGCCTCTGCACACGGCAAACTTCGCGTTATGTTCCCAATGATCATTTCAGTAGAAGAGATTCGTGAGCTGAAAAAAGCGATTGAAGAGTACAAAGCTGAACTGCGCACCGAAGGCTATGCTTTCGATGAGAACATCGAAATCGGTGTGATGGTGGAAACACCAGCTGCAGCAGCCATTGCTCATCACTTAGCGAAAGAAGTCTCTTTCTTCTCTATCGGTACTAACGATTTAACTCAGTACACCCTAGCGGTAGATCGTGGTAACGAGATGATCTCTCACCTCTATAACCCACTCTCTCCAGCGGTTCTGACCGTGATCAAGCAAGTGATTGATGCTTCTCACGCAGAAGGCAAATGGACCGGTATGTGTGGTGAATTAGCGGGTGACGAGCGTGCAACTCTGCTCCTACTCGGTATGGGTCTGGATGAGTTCTCAATGAGCGGCATCTCGATTCCAAAGGTGAAGAAAGTGATCCGTAACGCCAATTATGCGGAAATCAAAGCGATGGCTGAAGAGGCGCTTGCCCTGCCAACGGCTGCAGAAATTGAAGCTTGCGTAGATAAATTCATCGCAGCGAAAGCGTAA
- the crr gene encoding PTS glucose transporter subunit IIA, with translation MGLFDKLKKLVSDDSANAGAIDIIAPLSGEIVNIEDVPDVVFAEKIVGDGIAIKPAGNKMVAPVNGTIGKIFETNHAFSIESDDGVELFVHFGIDTVELKGEGFKRIAEEGQSVKIGDTIIEFDLALLEEKAKSTLTPVVISNMDEIKELNKLSGSVTVGETPVLRVTK, from the coding sequence ATGGGTCTGTTTGACAAACTTAAGAAGCTAGTCTCTGACGACAGCGCTAACGCAGGTGCAATCGACATCATCGCACCTCTTTCTGGTGAAATTGTAAACATCGAAGATGTACCAGATGTGGTTTTCGCTGAGAAAATCGTTGGTGACGGTATCGCGATCAAGCCTGCTGGTAACAAAATGGTAGCTCCTGTTAACGGTACTATCGGTAAAATTTTCGAAACCAACCACGCGTTCTCTATCGAATCAGATGACGGCGTTGAGCTGTTTGTTCACTTCGGTATCGACACTGTTGAACTGAAAGGCGAAGGCTTCAAGCGTATTGCTGAAGAAGGTCAATCAGTGAAAATCGGCGATACCATTATCGAATTCGATTTGGCACTGCTCGAAGAGAAAGCAAAATCAACTCTGACTCCAGTTGTTATCTCTAACATGGATGAAATCAAAGAGCTGAACAAACTTTCTGGTTCAGTAACTGTGGGTGAAACTCCAGTTCTACGCGTAACCAAGTAA
- a CDS encoding 2-octaprenyl-3-methyl-6-methoxy-1,4-benzoquinol hydroxylase has translation MSSNKFDILVVGGGMVGAAAALGFARQGRKVVIIDSGAPHAFEPSQPMDVRVSAISQTSVELLEALGAWSSVVGMRACPYRHLETWEHPECRTRFSCESLGLPQLGYMVENRVIQLALWQQFAAYPQLTLMCPEQLAQLNVSAEGCRVSLQSGAEIECDWVIGADGANSQVRQLAHIGVTAWDYRQHCMLINVQTEQIQQETTWQQFFPTGPRSYLPLGGNQASLVWYDTPQRIRKLSGLNPEQLRSEILQYFPAELGNIQVLQHGAFPLTRRHAQQYVKNRCILIGDAAHTINPLAGQGVNLGFKDVAVLLAESQDQVVLSQTRFERYERRRRPDNLLMQTGMDLFYKTFSNSITPVKFLRNVTLALAERSGPLKTQVLRYALGFSNGSVSSLNSTNQSNQ, from the coding sequence ATGAGTAGCAACAAATTTGACATCCTCGTAGTGGGGGGCGGCATGGTGGGCGCGGCTGCTGCACTGGGCTTTGCACGCCAAGGACGCAAGGTTGTGATAATTGATTCTGGCGCGCCGCACGCTTTTGAGCCCAGTCAGCCTATGGATGTGCGTGTCTCTGCGATTTCGCAAACCTCGGTAGAACTGCTAGAAGCACTGGGTGCTTGGTCAAGTGTTGTTGGTATGCGCGCTTGTCCTTATCGTCACTTAGAAACGTGGGAACACCCAGAATGTCGTACGCGTTTTTCTTGTGAGTCGCTCGGGTTGCCACAATTAGGTTACATGGTAGAAAACCGAGTCATTCAATTAGCACTATGGCAGCAATTTGCAGCTTATCCGCAGTTGACCTTAATGTGTCCCGAACAATTGGCGCAGTTGAATGTGAGTGCAGAGGGATGCCGTGTTAGCTTGCAATCGGGCGCTGAAATTGAGTGTGATTGGGTAATCGGTGCGGATGGCGCAAATTCCCAGGTGCGCCAACTGGCGCATATCGGCGTAACGGCGTGGGATTATCGCCAACACTGTATGTTGATTAATGTGCAGACGGAGCAGATCCAACAAGAAACCACGTGGCAGCAATTTTTCCCAACAGGGCCGCGTTCCTACCTGCCTTTGGGCGGCAATCAGGCTTCTTTGGTGTGGTATGACACACCGCAGCGTATTCGCAAGCTCAGTGGTCTTAATCCGGAGCAATTGCGTAGTGAAATTCTGCAGTATTTTCCAGCCGAGTTGGGGAATATTCAAGTGTTGCAACACGGTGCTTTCCCATTAACACGCCGTCATGCTCAGCAGTATGTGAAAAATCGTTGTATTTTGATTGGTGATGCAGCACACACCATAAACCCACTAGCAGGGCAGGGCGTCAATTTGGGCTTTAAAGATGTGGCCGTGTTGCTGGCGGAATCACAGGATCAAGTGGTATTAAGTCAGACACGGTTTGAACGCTATGAACGTCGCCGCCGCCCTGATAATCTTCTGATGCAAACGGGGATGGATCTGTTTTACAAAACCTTTAGCAACTCAATTACACCGGTTAAGTTCCTGCGTAATGTCACTCTTGCTCTGGCAGAGCGTTCCGGGCCGCTAAAAACGCAAGTATTGCGTTATGCGCTGGGTTTTTCAAATGGATCTGTATCTTCGTTAAACAGTACGAACCAGTCTAATCAGTAA
- the miaB gene encoding tRNA (N6-isopentenyl adenosine(37)-C2)-methylthiotransferase MiaB, which produces MSKKLLIKTWGCQMNEYDSSKMADLLNAANGYELTEIPEEADVLLLNTCSIREKAQEKVFHQLGRWKNLKDKKPGVVIGVGGCVATQEGDSIRDRAPYVDVIFGPQTLHRLPEMIKQSQTSDAPVMDISFPEIEKFDRLPEPRAEGPTAFVSIMEGCSKYCTYCVVPYTRGEEVSRPMDDVLFEIAQLAEQGVREVNLLGQNVNAYRGATHDGGICSFAELLRLVATIDGIDRIRFTTSHPLEFTDDIIAVYEDTPELVSFLHLPVQSGSDRILTMMKRPHTAIEYKSIIRKLRKARPNIQISSDFIVGFPGETDKDFQDTMKLIRDVDFDMSFSFIFSPRPGTPAADYPCDLSEEVKKERLYELQQQINSQAMRYSRLMLGTEQRILVEGPSKKDLMELRGRTENNRVVNFEGSPDLIGQFVDVKIVDVFPNSLRGELLRTEQEMNLRIATSPSEMKAKTRREDELGVATFTP; this is translated from the coding sequence ATGAGTAAGAAACTGCTAATTAAAACTTGGGGCTGCCAGATGAACGAGTACGATTCATCGAAAATGGCTGACCTGCTTAATGCTGCAAACGGCTATGAGCTGACAGAAATACCCGAGGAAGCTGACGTTTTACTCCTAAACACCTGTTCGATTCGTGAAAAGGCGCAGGAAAAAGTGTTCCACCAACTCGGTCGTTGGAAAAACCTGAAAGACAAAAAGCCCGGTGTCGTGATCGGTGTCGGTGGCTGTGTCGCCACTCAAGAAGGTGACTCGATTCGCGATCGTGCGCCTTATGTGGATGTCATCTTCGGCCCACAGACACTGCATCGTCTGCCAGAAATGATAAAGCAATCGCAAACCAGCGACGCGCCCGTGATGGACATCTCTTTCCCTGAGATTGAAAAATTCGACCGCCTGCCAGAGCCGCGTGCGGAAGGCCCAACTGCATTCGTTTCTATCATGGAAGGCTGCTCAAAATACTGTACTTACTGCGTAGTGCCTTACACTCGTGGTGAAGAAGTCAGCCGTCCAATGGACGATGTGTTGTTCGAGATCGCTCAGCTTGCCGAACAAGGTGTACGTGAAGTTAACCTGCTGGGTCAAAACGTCAACGCTTACCGTGGTGCCACTCACGATGGCGGCATTTGCTCTTTCGCTGAATTACTGCGTTTGGTCGCCACCATTGACGGCATCGACCGTATCCGCTTTACCACTAGCCACCCACTCGAATTTACGGATGACATTATTGCAGTGTACGAAGACACGCCTGAGCTTGTGAGCTTCCTGCACTTGCCAGTACAAAGTGGGAGCGATCGCATTCTGACTATGATGAAGCGTCCACATACGGCGATTGAGTACAAGTCCATCATCCGTAAGCTACGTAAAGCGCGCCCAAATATTCAAATCAGCTCTGATTTTATCGTTGGCTTCCCTGGGGAAACCGATAAAGATTTCCAAGACACCATGAAGCTGATCCGCGATGTCGATTTCGACATGAGCTTTAGCTTTATTTTCTCGCCTCGTCCAGGCACACCCGCCGCTGACTATCCTTGCGATCTGTCGGAAGAAGTGAAGAAAGAACGCCTGTACGAACTGCAGCAGCAGATCAACAGCCAAGCTATGCGTTATTCACGCCTGATGCTGGGTACTGAACAGCGTATTTTGGTTGAAGGTCCATCGAAAAAAGATCTGATGGAGCTGCGTGGCCGTACTGAAAATAACCGTGTAGTGAACTTCGAAGGCTCACCGGATCTGATCGGTCAATTTGTTGATGTGAAGATCGTTGACGTTTTCCCGAACTCACTGCGCGGTGAACTGCTGCGTACCGAACAAGAGATGAATCTGCGTATCGCGACCTCTCCCTCTGAAATGAAAGCGAAGACTCGCCGCGAGGATGAGCTTGGGGTTGCTACATTTACTCCTTAA
- a CDS encoding PhoH family protein — protein sequence MSNKIITLEINLEPSDNHRLASLCGPFDDNIKHLERRLGVEINYRGNFFTIVGQPHTAAAALDIIKTLYVETAPVRGQITDIEPEQIHLAIKESGVLEQHSESSIAHGKEVFVKTKKGVIKPRTPNQAQYLMNMVTHDITFGVGPAGTGKTYLAVAAAVDALERQEIRRILLTRPAVEAGEKLGFLPGDLSQKVDPYLRPLYDALFEMLGFERVEKLIERNVIEVAPLAYMRGRTLNDAFIILDESQNTTVEQMKMFLTRIGFNSRAVITGDVTQIDLPRGAKSGLRHAIEVLNEVDEISFNFFQADDVVRHPVVARIVNAYEKWEAQDQKERKEYEQRRREERENKLLEMQRAEMTLSHNNESNPS from the coding sequence TTGAGCAATAAAATCATAACCTTAGAAATTAATTTAGAACCATCCGATAATCACCGACTCGCCAGCCTATGCGGTCCTTTTGATGACAACATCAAGCACCTTGAACGTCGCTTGGGTGTCGAAATCAACTACCGCGGCAACTTCTTCACTATCGTGGGTCAACCTCATACTGCCGCTGCTGCACTCGACATCATCAAAACACTTTACGTTGAAACGGCTCCGGTGCGTGGTCAGATTACCGATATTGAACCTGAGCAAATTCACCTTGCCATCAAAGAATCCGGCGTGCTTGAACAACACAGCGAATCCAGCATTGCTCACGGCAAAGAAGTGTTTGTCAAAACCAAAAAAGGCGTGATCAAACCGCGAACACCAAACCAAGCTCAATACTTGATGAATATGGTGACGCACGACATCACCTTTGGTGTTGGCCCTGCGGGTACTGGTAAAACTTACCTTGCGGTTGCAGCCGCGGTGGATGCGCTTGAGCGCCAAGAAATTCGCCGAATTCTATTGACTCGTCCAGCGGTTGAAGCGGGCGAAAAGCTCGGTTTTCTGCCGGGCGATCTAAGCCAAAAAGTCGACCCTTATTTGCGCCCACTTTACGATGCTCTATTCGAAATGCTTGGTTTTGAGCGGGTAGAAAAGCTGATTGAGCGTAATGTGATTGAGGTCGCTCCGCTGGCGTACATGCGTGGTCGAACCTTAAACGACGCGTTTATTATTCTCGATGAAAGCCAAAACACGACCGTTGAACAGATGAAAATGTTCCTGACGCGGATTGGTTTTAATTCGCGCGCCGTCATTACTGGTGACGTGACGCAAATCGACTTACCGCGCGGCGCGAAATCCGGTCTGCGCCATGCGATTGAAGTGCTCAATGAAGTCGATGAGATCAGCTTTAACTTCTTCCAAGCTGACGATGTGGTGCGCCACCCAGTGGTTGCTCGTATCGTTAACGCTTATGAAAAGTGGGAAGCGCAAGATCAAAAAGAGCGCAAAGAGTATGAGCAGCGTCGTCGTGAAGAACGTGAAAATAAACTACTCGAAATGCAACGCGCGGAAATGACGCTGAGCCACAACAATGAGTCGAATCCCTCATGA
- the ybeY gene encoding rRNA maturation RNase YbeY, whose translation MSIELDLQLAVENEHGLPSEAEFALWLTRTITPFQPQAEVTVRIVDEAESHALNLNYRGKDKPTNVLSFPFEAPPGMEMDLLGDLVICRQVVEREAIEQNKPLQAHWAHMVVHGSLHLLGYDHIEDDEAEEMESLETEIMQEMGFTDPYLAEKE comes from the coding sequence ATGAGTATTGAACTGGATTTGCAATTGGCAGTCGAAAATGAACATGGGCTACCAAGCGAAGCGGAGTTTGCGTTGTGGCTCACTCGAACCATCACACCGTTTCAGCCACAAGCTGAGGTGACGGTTCGGATTGTCGATGAAGCAGAAAGCCATGCGCTGAATTTGAACTACCGTGGTAAAGATAAACCGACCAATGTGCTGTCTTTTCCATTTGAAGCTCCTCCGGGGATGGAAATGGATCTGCTTGGCGACTTGGTGATTTGCCGCCAAGTCGTTGAGCGTGAAGCCATTGAGCAAAATAAGCCTTTGCAAGCACATTGGGCGCATATGGTTGTACATGGCAGCCTGCATCTGCTAGGTTATGACCACATCGAGGATGATGAAGCCGAAGAGATGGAATCTCTCGAAACCGAAATTATGCAAGAGATGGGTTTTACCGACCCATATCTGGCAGAAAAAGAGTAA
- the corC gene encoding CNNM family magnesium/cobalt transport protein CorC (CorC(YbeX) belongs to the Cyclin M Mg2+ Exporter (CNNM) family, and was characterized as belonging to a set of three proteins, at least one of which must be present for CorA to function.) gives MNEDNSQNSEGPSRKSFFERLSQLFQGEPKDRQELVDVIRDSEVNDLIDHDTRDMLEGVMEIAEMRVRDIMIPRSQMVTIDRTHNLDALVAIMTDAQHSRYPVISEDKDHVEGILLAKDLLKYLGSNCAPFNIQEVIRPAVVVPESKRVDRLLKEFREERYHMAIVVDEFGGVSGLVTIEDILEEIVGDIEDEFDDEEQKDIRQLSKHTFSVKALTTIEDFNHTFGTKFSDEEVDTVGGLVMTAFGHLPTRGEVVDIAGYNFKVTAADSRRVVALQVTVPDLEALSHVAEE, from the coding sequence ATGAACGAAGACAATTCTCAGAATTCGGAAGGTCCGAGTAGAAAGTCCTTCTTTGAACGCCTAAGTCAACTTTTTCAGGGAGAGCCGAAAGATCGCCAAGAGCTGGTCGATGTGATTCGCGACTCTGAAGTCAATGACTTGATTGACCATGACACCCGCGACATGCTCGAAGGTGTGATGGAAATCGCCGAGATGCGCGTGCGCGATATCATGATCCCACGCTCACAAATGGTCACTATCGATCGTACTCATAACCTAGATGCTTTGGTTGCCATCATGACGGATGCGCAGCACTCGCGTTATCCAGTGATTAGCGAAGATAAAGACCATGTGGAAGGCATTCTGCTTGCGAAGGACTTACTCAAATATCTAGGCTCTAACTGTGCCCCATTCAACATCCAAGAAGTGATCCGCCCTGCGGTCGTGGTTCCGGAAAGTAAACGGGTTGACCGTCTGCTCAAAGAGTTCCGTGAAGAGCGTTACCACATGGCGATTGTGGTGGATGAGTTTGGCGGCGTATCTGGCCTAGTCACCATTGAAGATATTCTGGAAGAGATCGTCGGCGACATCGAAGATGAATTCGACGACGAAGAGCAAAAAGACATTCGCCAATTGAGCAAACACACCTTCTCAGTAAAAGCGCTCACCACAATTGAAGACTTTAACCACACTTTCGGCACTAAATTCAGTGATGAAGAAGTGGATACGGTCGGTGGTTTGGTGATGACGGCATTCGGCCACTTACCCACGCGCGGTGAAGTCGTAGACATTGCAGGCTACAACTTCAAAGTGACAGCGGCGGATAGTCGCCGAGTGGTGGCTCTTCAAGTGACCGTTCCCGATCTGGAAGCCCTTTCGCACGTTGCGGAAGAGTAG